The Deltaproteobacteria bacterium genome includes the window CGGCCACGTGCCATAGCTGCAACACGTTAGGCTTTATTTTAGAAAAAACCGAAAATCAGTCACTTAATTGTATTTTGAATTAAATCCATTACCTTTGATACTATCATATGATACTATCAAGACTTAATTAAATGAAACCACCGTATAAAATAACTGGAAAGATTTTAAAATTGGTTGCTTCTATTTCTGAGAAAATTGGAGAAATAAATTCTGCTCATTTAAGCAAACCACCGACAGAATTAAGAAAGAAAAACAGGATTAAAACAATTCACTCATCGCTTGAAATTGAAGGAAATACCTTGACCATTGAGCAAATAACTGCAATCATTGAAAATAAAAGAGTAATTGGACCTAAAAAAGATATTCTTGAAGTTAAAAATGCAATTGCTGTTTATGACTATCTAGACAACCTGAAACCTTATAAATTTGAATCATTCTGTGAGGCTCACAGAATTTTAATGAACGGACTTAGTGAATCAGCAGGAAAACTTAGAAGCAAATCTGTTGGAATTGTTAAAGGCACAGAGGTTGCTCACATTGCGCCACCCAGCGAAATGCTCAAACCGTTATTGAAAGACCTGTTTGACTATATAAAAAATGACGAAGATTTAGTTTTAATTAAAAGTTGCGTATTCCACTATGAGATGGTTTTTATTCACCCATTTATGGACGGGAATGGTAGAATGGGTAGATTATGGCAAACGCTGATTTTAAAAGACTCTTATCCTGTTTTTGAATTTTTACCAATTGAGACTTTAATAAAAGAAAGACAGGATTTGTATTATAAATCACTTGGAAAATCAGATAATACAGGTGAATCAACAGTATTCATTGAATTTATGCTTG containing:
- a CDS encoding Fic family protein; amino-acid sequence: MKPPYKITGKILKLVASISEKIGEINSAHLSKPPTELRKKNRIKTIHSSLEIEGNTLTIEQITAIIENKRVIGPKKDILEVKNAIAVYDYLDNLKPYKFESFCEAHRILMNGLSESAGKLRSKSVGIVKGTEVAHIAPPSEMLKPLLKDLFDYIKNDEDLVLIKSCVFHYEMVFIHPFMDGNGRMGRLWQTLILKDSYPVFEFLPIETLIKERQDLYYKSLGKSDNTGESTVFIEFMLEIILESLEELLNIQNVSLTNIDRINIFKSIVKNDYFTRKEYLKKFREISSATASRDLNFAVENGMIEKIGDKNTTKYKYK